GTCGCTAAGTCGCATGTCGAAAATCACTTACAAAGACTCCGGCGTCGATCTCGACGTTTACGCCGAGAGCATGTCGCGGCTGCCGCGATTGCTCAATCGAACCCACTGTCCGCGCGTCGTGCCGTGGGCCGACGGGTTCGCGGGGCTTTTTACGCTCGACTTCCCCGGCAAATTGTTCTCGCGACAGTACGTCGACCCTGTCCTCGTGTCGTGCACCGACGGGGTGGGGACCAAGCTCAAGGTGGCGCAGCTCGCGGGTCGGCACTCGACGGTCGGCGTCGATCTGGTGGCCATGTGCGTCAACGACGCGATCTGCTGCGGGGCCGAGCCGCTGTTCTTTCTGGACTACGTCGCTATGGGCGCCGACGATCCCGCGCTCCTGGAGCAGATCGTCGAGGGGATCAGCGCAGGGTGCGTCGAGAGCGACGCCGCCCTCGTGGGGGGCGAGACGGCGATCATGCCCGACCTCTACCAACCGGGCGACTACGATCTGGCGGGGTTCTGCGTCGGCGTCGTCGATCGACCGCGACTGGTCGACGGCACGACGATCGAACCGGGGGACGTGGTGCTCGGGATCGCCTCGAGCGGCGTCCACTCGAACGGGTTCAGCCTCGTCCGCAAGATCGTCTTCAAGCACGCGGGACTCGACGTCAACGATCCGGTGGCCGAGTGCGACGACCGCAAGGTCGGCGAGGTGCTGCTCGAGCCGACGCGACTCTACGTGCGACTGGTGCAGAAGCTGCTCGCCGAGTTCCCGCCGCGCGAGACGATCCGCGGAATCGCCCACATCACAGGCGGCGGACTGTGCGAGAACCTCAGTCGCGTGCTTCCTCCGACGATCGGCTGCGAAATCGCTCGCGGCAGTTGGCCCGTCCCGCCGGTCTTCGCGTGGCTTCAGCGCCTTGGCGACGTCGACGACGCGGAGATGGACCGCGTGTTCAACATGGGGGTCGGCCTGTGCCTAGTGGTTGCCGCTGACAAGGCGCAGGCGGTGCAGGAGCGCATCGTCGCCATGGGACTCGACTGCTGGTCGATCGGCCGGGCCGTTCGCGGCGCCGGCGAAGTCCGCTGGGCCTCGTAGACTCAATTGGCGGCAAGTTTTCGACCGCTTCTTCAGCGGCCTTGCGAAGCGCGTGCCGCGGTTCGCGTGTCTTGCAGACCCCGCAGGTGCCCCAGCAGCGTGTCCTTGGCGTACACGCCCCGCAGCACGATTGGTTTGTACGGCTGGTCGGCGGGGAAAATTGCCGTGATCGGCACGCCGTTGCCGTCCAGAGCGCGGATCATCTGCTTCATCCAAGCCGGTTTGTTCGTGTAATCGGCGACCATCGTCACCACCCCCGCGCGGGCCAACTCCCGCTCGACCTCGTTCGACTTGAGCACGGCGTTTTCCAGGTACTTGCAGTTCACGCACCAGTCGGCGGTGAAGTCGACCAGCACCGTTCTGCGGTCTCCCAACAGCGTGACCGCCAGCCGATCGAGATCGAACGGTTGCCACGGCTGGTCGGCCGAGTATGCAGACGCAGCCAGTTCCTGC
The window above is part of the Pirellulales bacterium genome. Proteins encoded here:
- the purM gene encoding phosphoribosylformylglycinamidine cyclo-ligase; this translates as MSKITYKDSGVDLDVYAESMSRLPRLLNRTHCPRVVPWADGFAGLFTLDFPGKLFSRQYVDPVLVSCTDGVGTKLKVAQLAGRHSTVGVDLVAMCVNDAICCGAEPLFFLDYVAMGADDPALLEQIVEGISAGCVESDAALVGGETAIMPDLYQPGDYDLAGFCVGVVDRPRLVDGTTIEPGDVVLGIASSGVHSNGFSLVRKIVFKHAGLDVNDPVAECDDRKVGEVLLEPTRLYVRLVQKLLAEFPPRETIRGIAHITGGGLCENLSRVLPPTIGCEIARGSWPVPPVFAWLQRLGDVDDAEMDRVFNMGVGLCLVVAADKAQAVQERIVAMGLDCWSIGRAVRGAGEVRWAS